One segment of Paramormyrops kingsleyae isolate MSU_618 chromosome 8, PKINGS_0.4, whole genome shotgun sequence DNA contains the following:
- the LOC111835231 gene encoding dual specificity calcium/calmodulin-dependent 3',5'-cyclic nucleotide phosphodiesterase 1B isoform X1: MAELLRVRKKHLQTPVSRLRCMLKQLNESDVDFEDLKKNLEYTASLLEAVYIDETSRQALDLKDELQQLRSDAVPSEVRDWLASTFTQRPQRPARRSSEKPRFRSIVHAVQAGIFVERMFQKAYTTALPNQPSGVIHRLRDINRWSFNVFALNLASEGHSLQTLFMELITRYELGSRFKIPISYMLSFLSALEKGYSKHGNPYHSHTHAADVTQTLHCLLLRTGLVHWLSELEVLASLFAAAIHDYEHTGTTNSFHIHTRSDFALIYNDRSVQESHHVSAAFRLLQDESMNIFTNLSREEWMELRALVIEMVLATDMSYHLQQVKALKACLQQPEGIEKPKALSLLLHTADISHPTKPWALHSRWTKALMEEFFRQGDKEEELGLPLSPLCDRKNTLVAQSQIGFIDFIVDPTFSLLTDMAEKIVIPLVQEHPDPPDPSKRHSSLWRESSRGLEWNLAHVTAELVSFRSTWSRHSEENKMKWKERACNGLTDQSSIEELSSSTEDSTEEPTKDLHEQ; encoded by the exons GTTAAGGTGCATGCTGAAACAGCTCAATGAGAGCGATGTGGACTTCGAAGACCTGAAAAAAAACTTAGAATACACCGCATCCCTGCTTGAAGCGGTCTACATCGACGAGACAAG CAGGCAGGCTCTTGACCTTAAGGATGAGCTGCAGCAGCTTCGCTCTGACGCCGTGCCCTCGGAGGTCCGGGACTGGCTGGCCTCCACCTTCACGCAGAGACCACAGCGCCCTGCGCGGCGCTCCAGTGAGAAGCCGCGGTTTCGCAGTATCGTCCACGCAGTGCAGGCTGGGATATTTGTTGAGAG GATGTTTCAGAAGGCCTACACCACAGCTCTGCCAAACCAGCCATCAGGAGTTATTCATCGTCTCCGG GACATCAACAGGTGGAGTTTCAATGTATTCGCGCTGAATTTGGCGAGTGAAGGACATTCGCTGCAAACCTTGTTCATGGAGCTGATCACAAGATATGAGCTCGGCAGCCGGTTTAAG ATTCCCATTTCATACATGCTGTCTTTCTTGTCCGCACTGGAGAAAGGATACAGCAAACATGGCAACCCATACCACAGCCACACCCATGCCGCTGATGTCACCCAGACGCTTCACTGCCTGCTGCTCCGCACGGGACTCGTG CACTGGCTGTCTGAGCTGGAGGTCCTTGCATCCCTGTTTGCTGCCGCCATCCATGACTATGAGCACACAGGGACCACAAACAgctttcacatacacacacg GTCTGACTTTGCGCTGATCTACAATGACCGCTCAGTACAGGAGAGCCACCACGTCAGTGCTGCCTTTCGTCTGCTGCAGGACGAGAGCATGAACATTTTCACCAATCTATCTCGTGAGGAATGGAT GGAACTGCGAGCCTTAGTGATAGAGATGGTCTTGGCCACAGACATGTCCTACCATCTCCAGCAGGTCAAAGCCTTGAAAGCCTGCCTGCAGCAGCCAGAAGG GATCGAGAAGCCAAAAGCACTGTCCCTGCTGCTTCACACTGCTGACATCAGCCACCCAACGAAACCCTGGGCTCTGCACTCACGCTGGACCAAGGCGCTGATGGAGGAGTTCTTCAGACAG GGTGACAAAGAGGAAGAACTAGGCCTCCCCCTCTCCCCTTTATGCGATCGCAAGAACACCTTAGTAGCTCAATCCCAGATAG GCTTCATCGACTTCATAGTTGACCCCACCTTCTCCCTGTTGACGGACATGGCAGAAAAGATAGTCATCCCCTTGGTTcaagagcatccagacccacCAGACCCTTCCAAACGGCACAG TTCCCTGTGGAGGGAGAGCTCAAGAGGCCTTGAGTGGAATCTCGCTCACGTCACGGCAGAGCTCGTCAGCTTCCGCTCCACTTGGAGTCGCCACTCTGAAGAAAACAAGATGAAGTGGAAGGAAAGGGCATGCAATG GGCTGACAGATCAGAGTTCCATCGAGGAGCTGTCCTCAAGCACAGAGGACTCCACAGAGGAGCCCACCAAAGACCTCCACGAGCAATAA
- the LOC111835231 gene encoding dual specificity calcium/calmodulin-dependent 3',5'-cyclic nucleotide phosphodiesterase 1B isoform X2, whose protein sequence is MAELLRVRKKHLQTPVSRLRCMLKQLNESDVDFEDLKKNLEYTASLLEAVYIDETRQALDLKDELQQLRSDAVPSEVRDWLASTFTQRPQRPARRSSEKPRFRSIVHAVQAGIFVERMFQKAYTTALPNQPSGVIHRLRDINRWSFNVFALNLASEGHSLQTLFMELITRYELGSRFKIPISYMLSFLSALEKGYSKHGNPYHSHTHAADVTQTLHCLLLRTGLVHWLSELEVLASLFAAAIHDYEHTGTTNSFHIHTRSDFALIYNDRSVQESHHVSAAFRLLQDESMNIFTNLSREEWMELRALVIEMVLATDMSYHLQQVKALKACLQQPEGIEKPKALSLLLHTADISHPTKPWALHSRWTKALMEEFFRQGDKEEELGLPLSPLCDRKNTLVAQSQIGFIDFIVDPTFSLLTDMAEKIVIPLVQEHPDPPDPSKRHSSLWRESSRGLEWNLAHVTAELVSFRSTWSRHSEENKMKWKERACNGLTDQSSIEELSSSTEDSTEEPTKDLHEQ, encoded by the exons GTTAAGGTGCATGCTGAAACAGCTCAATGAGAGCGATGTGGACTTCGAAGACCTGAAAAAAAACTTAGAATACACCGCATCCCTGCTTGAAGCGGTCTACATCGACGAGACAAG GCAGGCTCTTGACCTTAAGGATGAGCTGCAGCAGCTTCGCTCTGACGCCGTGCCCTCGGAGGTCCGGGACTGGCTGGCCTCCACCTTCACGCAGAGACCACAGCGCCCTGCGCGGCGCTCCAGTGAGAAGCCGCGGTTTCGCAGTATCGTCCACGCAGTGCAGGCTGGGATATTTGTTGAGAG GATGTTTCAGAAGGCCTACACCACAGCTCTGCCAAACCAGCCATCAGGAGTTATTCATCGTCTCCGG GACATCAACAGGTGGAGTTTCAATGTATTCGCGCTGAATTTGGCGAGTGAAGGACATTCGCTGCAAACCTTGTTCATGGAGCTGATCACAAGATATGAGCTCGGCAGCCGGTTTAAG ATTCCCATTTCATACATGCTGTCTTTCTTGTCCGCACTGGAGAAAGGATACAGCAAACATGGCAACCCATACCACAGCCACACCCATGCCGCTGATGTCACCCAGACGCTTCACTGCCTGCTGCTCCGCACGGGACTCGTG CACTGGCTGTCTGAGCTGGAGGTCCTTGCATCCCTGTTTGCTGCCGCCATCCATGACTATGAGCACACAGGGACCACAAACAgctttcacatacacacacg GTCTGACTTTGCGCTGATCTACAATGACCGCTCAGTACAGGAGAGCCACCACGTCAGTGCTGCCTTTCGTCTGCTGCAGGACGAGAGCATGAACATTTTCACCAATCTATCTCGTGAGGAATGGAT GGAACTGCGAGCCTTAGTGATAGAGATGGTCTTGGCCACAGACATGTCCTACCATCTCCAGCAGGTCAAAGCCTTGAAAGCCTGCCTGCAGCAGCCAGAAGG GATCGAGAAGCCAAAAGCACTGTCCCTGCTGCTTCACACTGCTGACATCAGCCACCCAACGAAACCCTGGGCTCTGCACTCACGCTGGACCAAGGCGCTGATGGAGGAGTTCTTCAGACAG GGTGACAAAGAGGAAGAACTAGGCCTCCCCCTCTCCCCTTTATGCGATCGCAAGAACACCTTAGTAGCTCAATCCCAGATAG GCTTCATCGACTTCATAGTTGACCCCACCTTCTCCCTGTTGACGGACATGGCAGAAAAGATAGTCATCCCCTTGGTTcaagagcatccagacccacCAGACCCTTCCAAACGGCACAG TTCCCTGTGGAGGGAGAGCTCAAGAGGCCTTGAGTGGAATCTCGCTCACGTCACGGCAGAGCTCGTCAGCTTCCGCTCCACTTGGAGTCGCCACTCTGAAGAAAACAAGATGAAGTGGAAGGAAAGGGCATGCAATG GGCTGACAGATCAGAGTTCCATCGAGGAGCTGTCCTCAAGCACAGAGGACTCCACAGAGGAGCCCACCAAAGACCTCCACGAGCAATAA